A genomic region of Gemmata massiliana contains the following coding sequences:
- a CDS encoding DUF1559 domain-containing protein, producing the protein MRASRSIRTGFTLIELLVVIAIIAILIGLLLPAVQKVRAAAARMSCSNNMKQLALAAHNFESANSAFPPMTTDGSYTKAPNHYCLTFILPYIEQGNLANQINMQVDGYAVSNFMAFTQPVKTFMCPAAPLEPTLVYNTPSGKYATLPSGVTQIRMGRTDYAVASGAGGTWVSQSIGTQAIPMNVPGILEYNKTIALTAVTDGTSNTILFVEDAGRPFRYGRGGAKVGADRDGNGAAGGWGDQDSWFGINGADPAAGTQGSGPAAVNGSSDNEIYGFHTGGAHAAMGDGSVRFLKDSTTLAIIAALHSRSGGEVLPND; encoded by the coding sequence ATGCGCGCGTCTCGCTCGATCCGTACCGGTTTCACACTCATCGAACTACTCGTGGTAATCGCGATCATCGCGATCCTGATCGGGTTGTTGTTGCCCGCGGTTCAAAAGGTCCGGGCCGCGGCCGCCCGGATGTCGTGCAGCAACAACATGAAGCAACTCGCACTGGCCGCGCACAACTTTGAATCGGCCAACAGCGCGTTCCCCCCGATGACGACGGACGGCAGCTACACCAAGGCGCCGAACCACTACTGCCTCACGTTCATTCTGCCGTACATCGAGCAGGGGAACTTGGCGAACCAAATCAACATGCAGGTGGACGGGTACGCTGTGAGCAACTTCATGGCGTTCACCCAACCGGTGAAGACGTTCATGTGTCCGGCCGCGCCACTCGAACCGACCCTCGTCTACAACACCCCTTCGGGCAAGTACGCGACCCTGCCCAGCGGGGTCACGCAGATCCGTATGGGCCGGACGGACTACGCGGTGGCGTCCGGCGCGGGTGGCACGTGGGTGAGCCAAAGCATCGGGACGCAGGCGATCCCAATGAACGTGCCGGGCATCCTTGAGTACAACAAAACGATCGCGCTCACCGCAGTGACCGACGGGACCAGCAACACGATCTTATTCGTTGAGGACGCGGGGCGCCCGTTCCGGTACGGCCGCGGCGGAGCGAAGGTCGGCGCCGACCGTGATGGAAATGGTGCCGCCGGTGGGTGGGGCGACCAGGACAGTTGGTTCGGGATCAACGGCGCGGACCCGGCCGCCGGTACGCAAGGGTCCGGCCCCGCGGCCGTTAACGGGTCGAGCGACAACGAGATCTACGGGTTCCACACCGGCGGCGCACACGCTGCAATGGGCGACGGCTCGGTGCGGTTCCTGAAGGACTCCACAACACTGGCCATCATTGCCGCGCTTCACAGCCGTTCGGGTGGTGAAGTGCTGCCGAACGACTGA
- a CDS encoding DUF2237 family protein, with translation MPSNAKNVLGGPLQTCSTNPLTGFYRDGCCNTGAEDEGLHTICCQVTAEFLAHQKQIGNDLSTPFPVYGFPGLRPGDRWCVCITRWKQSLEAGMACPVVLEATHMHALEYVDLEELQRHAVSIERKT, from the coding sequence ATGCCGTCCAACGCGAAGAACGTCCTCGGTGGTCCCCTACAAACGTGTTCCACGAATCCGCTTACCGGGTTCTACCGCGACGGGTGCTGTAACACCGGTGCGGAAGACGAGGGGTTGCACACGATTTGCTGCCAAGTAACGGCCGAGTTCCTCGCACACCAGAAGCAAATCGGTAACGACCTGAGCACGCCGTTTCCGGTATACGGGTTCCCCGGGTTGCGACCCGGCGACCGGTGGTGCGTGTGCATCACGCGGTGGAAGCAGTCGCTCGAAGCGGGGATGGCCTGCCCGGTCGTTCTCGAAGCGACTCACATGCACGCGCTGGAATACGTTGATCTGGAAGAACTGCAACGGCACGCCGTTAGCATCGAACGGAAAACCTGA
- a CDS encoding DUF1501 domain-containing protein has product MFGTTDRRHFMAHAAAGAAVAVPGLSFLANLKARAPELKKKQKSLIVLWMGGGPSTIDLWDMKPGSPNGGEHKPKPTAASGIEITEHMPKVAEQFKNLSIIRSLNSLEGDHARGTFIMNTGKQRSPILDYPSIGSVLSFQQNLDPEAAKNADIPAFISVGGSQVGSGFLGMKYAPFTVQNPGQPPENVSSAVADDRTVRRAAIFERLEGGLVQHSDKKPVMDAAQAHKEVYEKALSLVVSTRKEVFNLEKEIDGKTIDTKLKEEYGAAGTGANNFGRGCLLARKLVEAGVACVEVSLGGWDMHNGIFNALATRTLPTLDKGMGTLMKDLAQRGRLKDTVVVWMGDFGRTPRINQNGGRDHYPRAWSVVVGGGNIKGGVVYGATDKDGTAATDNPTNITDVYGTIYRALGIDPTPETNASVRDNLGRPYYVAGEKPNEKTGSYWIKDLVS; this is encoded by the coding sequence ATGTTCGGGACTACCGATCGTCGGCACTTCATGGCACATGCGGCGGCCGGTGCCGCCGTCGCCGTTCCCGGCCTCTCGTTCCTTGCCAACCTCAAGGCCCGCGCTCCGGAACTCAAAAAGAAGCAAAAGAGCCTCATCGTCCTGTGGATGGGCGGCGGCCCTTCGACGATCGACCTGTGGGACATGAAGCCGGGTAGCCCGAACGGGGGCGAGCACAAGCCCAAGCCCACTGCGGCCAGCGGCATCGAAATCACCGAACACATGCCGAAGGTGGCCGAGCAGTTCAAGAACCTGTCCATCATCCGCTCACTGAACTCGCTGGAAGGCGACCACGCACGCGGCACGTTCATCATGAACACGGGCAAGCAGCGCAGCCCGATCCTCGACTACCCCTCGATCGGTTCAGTCCTCTCGTTCCAACAGAACCTCGATCCGGAAGCCGCCAAGAACGCGGATATCCCGGCCTTCATCTCCGTGGGCGGCTCCCAAGTCGGGTCCGGCTTCCTCGGTATGAAGTACGCTCCGTTCACGGTGCAGAACCCGGGCCAGCCGCCGGAAAACGTCTCTTCTGCCGTGGCCGACGACCGCACCGTTCGCCGCGCCGCAATCTTCGAGCGGCTCGAAGGCGGGCTCGTCCAACACTCCGACAAGAAGCCGGTGATGGACGCGGCCCAGGCCCACAAAGAAGTTTACGAAAAGGCCCTCAGCCTCGTCGTCTCGACCCGTAAGGAAGTGTTCAACCTCGAAAAGGAAATCGACGGCAAGACGATCGACACGAAGCTGAAGGAAGAGTACGGTGCGGCCGGCACGGGCGCCAACAACTTCGGCCGCGGGTGCCTCCTGGCCCGTAAGTTGGTCGAGGCGGGCGTCGCCTGCGTCGAGGTGAGCCTCGGCGGTTGGGACATGCACAACGGCATCTTCAACGCCCTCGCGACCCGCACGCTCCCGACACTCGACAAGGGCATGGGCACCCTGATGAAAGACCTGGCCCAGCGCGGCCGCCTGAAAGACACTGTGGTAGTGTGGATGGGCGACTTCGGGCGCACTCCGCGCATCAACCAGAACGGCGGGCGCGATCACTACCCGCGTGCGTGGAGCGTGGTCGTCGGTGGCGGTAACATCAAGGGCGGCGTCGTCTACGGTGCGACCGACAAGGACGGCACCGCGGCCACCGACAACCCGACGAACATCACGGACGTCTACGGCACGATTTACCGCGCCCTGGGCATCGACCCGACGCCGGAAACCAACGCCAGCGTCCGCGACAACCTCGGCCGCCCGTACTACGTGGCCGGCGAGAAGCCGAACGAGAAGACCGGCTCCTACTGGATCAAAGACCTCGTCAGCTAA
- a CDS encoding MFS transporter, translating to MAVPIEPGSQPLPAAKITRAEWGLILVLVAIQFTHMVDFVIIMPLGGRLMRELSLTEGQFAHIVSAYAWAAGIASLLASFVMDRFDRKSVLLTMYAGFTLSTLFCGFAAGYELLLVSRTLAGAFGGTAAVALMAVIGDVFPPEKRGRASGAVISSFAVASIAGLPAGLMLAEWFGRGAPFVALAGLSVLVWVLAWAKLPPIRGHLTAERPNRWAEFAEVVSNRGYLGAFAFSFFLVLGTFTVASFIGPYLTAVNDWTEGQLSQIYFVAGVCTLIGMTVVGRLADRLPRLGLFRVLGSAALVMAIVVTNLPPGPLWVAVIVMSGFMVAAAGRMVPVQALLLGVAKPKNRGAFMSVNTSVQHAATGLAPLIAGALVTIKPGVAIGYPDVGWVAAGTAAISLLLAGLLKPARADKSPLDAINSVEPASRAITPVAAEETAVEVAG from the coding sequence ATGGCCGTACCGATAGAACCCGGCTCGCAACCCCTACCGGCCGCGAAAATCACGCGGGCCGAATGGGGATTGATTCTCGTTCTGGTCGCGATCCAGTTCACGCACATGGTGGACTTCGTCATCATCATGCCGCTCGGCGGCCGGTTGATGCGAGAACTGTCTCTCACGGAAGGGCAGTTCGCACACATTGTCTCGGCCTACGCATGGGCCGCCGGGATTGCGAGTTTGCTCGCGAGTTTCGTGATGGACCGGTTCGACCGTAAATCCGTTCTGCTCACGATGTACGCCGGGTTCACTCTGAGCACGCTATTCTGCGGGTTCGCCGCGGGGTACGAGTTGCTGCTGGTCTCGCGCACGCTCGCGGGCGCGTTCGGTGGGACGGCCGCGGTCGCGCTGATGGCCGTGATCGGCGACGTGTTCCCGCCGGAGAAGCGCGGACGCGCGAGTGGGGCGGTGATTTCATCGTTCGCGGTCGCATCGATCGCGGGGCTTCCGGCCGGGCTCATGCTCGCGGAGTGGTTCGGCCGCGGGGCGCCTTTTGTTGCGTTGGCGGGGCTGAGTGTCCTTGTGTGGGTACTGGCGTGGGCGAAACTGCCGCCAATTCGCGGGCACTTAACTGCCGAGCGCCCGAACCGCTGGGCCGAGTTCGCGGAAGTCGTGAGCAACCGGGGGTACCTCGGTGCGTTTGCGTTCTCGTTTTTCTTGGTGCTCGGCACGTTCACGGTCGCGTCGTTCATCGGACCGTATTTGACGGCAGTTAACGACTGGACCGAAGGGCAACTCTCGCAAATTTACTTCGTGGCGGGCGTTTGCACGCTCATTGGTATGACTGTTGTTGGCCGCCTCGCGGACCGGCTCCCGCGCCTCGGCTTGTTCCGCGTTCTGGGGAGCGCGGCGTTGGTGATGGCGATTGTGGTGACAAACTTACCGCCAGGCCCGCTCTGGGTGGCGGTGATCGTGATGAGCGGGTTCATGGTAGCCGCGGCCGGGCGCATGGTGCCGGTTCAGGCGCTGCTTCTGGGAGTTGCCAAGCCGAAGAACCGCGGTGCGTTCATGAGCGTGAATACGTCCGTGCAGCACGCGGCAACGGGGCTGGCGCCGCTCATCGCGGGGGCGCTCGTGACGATCAAGCCCGGAGTCGCGATCGGGTATCCGGATGTTGGTTGGGTCGCGGCGGGTACAGCGGCCATTTCACTGTTGCTTGCGGGGTTGTTGAAACCCGCACGAGCGGACAAGTCGCCGCTCGACGCAATCAATTCAGTGGAGCCAGCGTCAAGGGCTATCACGCCTGTTGCAGCGGAAGAGACAGCGGTCGAGGTTGCGGGGTAG
- the gap gene encoding type I glyceraldehyde-3-phosphate dehydrogenase produces the protein MAVKVGINGFGRIGRLVFRALVDQGLLGKQVDVVAVNDLVPADNLAYLLKYDSTQGRFAAEVSSKKSAGAAEDDTLVVNGHEIKSLGLRATPEQIPWKDLGVEYVIESTGLWTAAAKARGHITAGAKKVIISAPAQEEDITVVMGVNHDKYDAAKHNIVSNASCTTNCLAPLVHVLLKEGFGIEEGLMTTVHSYTATQKTVDGPGGKKDWKGGRAAAVNIIPSTTGAARAVGLVCPEVKGKLTGMSFRVPTPTVSVVDLTVKTMKATSYQEISDAMKRASETYLKGVLVYTADDVVSSDFIHDPASSIFDAGSGIELNNKFFKLVSWYDNEWGYSNRCVDLLKHMISKA, from the coding sequence ATGGCCGTAAAGGTCGGGATCAACGGGTTCGGGCGCATCGGGCGGCTCGTGTTTCGCGCGCTGGTCGATCAGGGGCTGTTGGGCAAACAAGTGGACGTGGTCGCGGTCAACGATCTCGTGCCGGCGGACAACCTCGCGTACCTGCTCAAGTACGATTCGACCCAGGGCCGGTTCGCCGCGGAAGTGTCCAGCAAGAAGTCCGCGGGCGCGGCCGAGGACGACACCCTCGTCGTGAACGGGCACGAGATCAAGTCGCTGGGCCTGCGCGCCACGCCCGAGCAGATCCCCTGGAAGGATCTGGGCGTCGAGTACGTGATCGAGAGCACCGGGCTGTGGACCGCGGCCGCCAAAGCGCGCGGGCACATCACCGCGGGCGCGAAGAAGGTCATCATCTCGGCCCCGGCCCAAGAAGAAGACATCACGGTCGTGATGGGCGTCAACCACGACAAGTACGACGCCGCCAAGCACAACATCGTCTCCAACGCGAGCTGCACCACCAACTGCCTCGCGCCGCTCGTTCACGTGCTCCTCAAGGAGGGGTTCGGGATCGAAGAGGGGCTGATGACGACCGTCCACAGCTACACCGCGACCCAGAAGACGGTGGACGGCCCCGGCGGGAAGAAAGACTGGAAGGGCGGGCGCGCCGCGGCCGTGAACATCATCCCGAGCACCACCGGCGCGGCCCGGGCCGTCGGCCTCGTGTGCCCGGAGGTGAAGGGCAAGCTCACCGGCATGTCGTTCCGCGTGCCCACGCCGACCGTCTCCGTGGTCGACCTCACGGTTAAGACCATGAAGGCGACGAGCTACCAAGAAATCAGCGACGCGATGAAGCGTGCGAGCGAGACGTACCTCAAGGGCGTGCTCGTGTACACCGCCGACGACGTCGTCTCGTCGGACTTCATCCACGACCCGGCCAGCAGCATCTTCGACGCCGGCAGCGGCATCGAGCTGAACAACAAGTTCTTCAAGCTGGTCTCCTGGTACGACAACGAGTGGGGCTACAGCAACCGCTGCGTGGACCTGCTCAAGCACATGATCTCCAAGGCGTAA
- a CDS encoding malate dehydrogenase → MSKVVRVAVTGAAGRVSSSLIVRLASGEVFGPETKVILQLLELPVALKNLEGAMYELQDCGFSTLKDVVITDDANVAFKDCNYALLVGAAPRGPGEQRKDLIRKNGPIFVGQGQAIAKNAASDVRILVVGNPCNTNCLIAYKNGKDVPADRWHAMTRLDHNRAVSALAAKAGVTNDAVTCVTIWGNHSNTQYPDFTNAKIGGQPATSVITDHAWLENTFVPNTQDRGKFIIDTTKVSSSFSAANGAIDHIKTLVRGTAAGDWTSAAVVSKGEYGVPAGLVFGYPCTASGDNNWKVVEGVKLDAFGQEKFKKTLDELLQEQEVVKDLLPS, encoded by the coding sequence ATGTCGAAGGTCGTTCGTGTGGCCGTGACCGGTGCAGCCGGTCGGGTTTCCAGTAGCCTCATTGTTCGGCTCGCGTCCGGTGAAGTGTTCGGGCCGGAAACGAAGGTCATTCTCCAGTTGCTCGAACTGCCCGTCGCGCTGAAGAACCTCGAGGGCGCGATGTACGAACTACAAGACTGCGGGTTCTCGACGCTCAAGGACGTCGTCATCACTGACGACGCGAACGTCGCGTTCAAGGACTGCAACTACGCGCTGCTCGTGGGCGCCGCGCCGCGCGGTCCGGGCGAACAGCGCAAAGACCTCATCCGCAAGAACGGCCCGATCTTCGTGGGGCAGGGGCAGGCGATCGCGAAGAACGCCGCTAGCGACGTGCGCATTCTCGTGGTCGGCAACCCGTGTAACACGAACTGCCTCATCGCCTACAAGAACGGCAAGGACGTTCCCGCGGACCGCTGGCACGCGATGACCCGGCTCGACCACAACCGCGCGGTGTCCGCACTGGCAGCGAAGGCCGGCGTCACTAACGACGCGGTCACCTGCGTGACGATTTGGGGCAACCACTCGAACACGCAGTACCCGGACTTCACCAACGCGAAGATCGGCGGCCAACCCGCGACGAGCGTCATCACCGACCACGCGTGGCTCGAAAACACGTTCGTGCCGAATACGCAAGACCGCGGGAAGTTCATCATCGACACGACGAAGGTGTCGTCGTCGTTTTCGGCCGCGAACGGGGCCATCGATCACATCAAGACCCTCGTTCGCGGTACCGCGGCGGGCGACTGGACCAGCGCTGCGGTCGTCTCAAAGGGCGAGTACGGCGTGCCCGCGGGCTTGGTGTTCGGCTACCCCTGCACCGCGAGCGGCGACAACAACTGGAAGGTCGTTGAGGGCGTGAAACTCGACGCATTCGGCCAGGAGAAGTTCAAGAAGACGCTGGACGAACTGCTTCAGGAACAAGAAGTGGTGAAGGATCTGCTCCCGTCTTAA
- the ypfJ gene encoding KPN_02809 family neutral zinc metallopeptidase has translation MQLDDAPESSNVTDSRGMGGKLAIGGVGGILVVILGLVFGVDLGGLRPAAGPGGPPDKETRTFVEKVLGTTEDVWESEFHKMGTRYKKPHLELFSDSVDTGCGHAPSAVGPFYCPADQKVYIDPTFFDELERKLGGSKADFSKAYVIAHEVGHHVQRLLGYHADPKDNDGSVRLELQADYLAGVWAHHGQKKFNFIEPGDVDAAIKTANAIGDDRLQKRSGGFVHPEKFTHGTSAQRVKWFKDGLKTGDASKEKLDQFFRARSSKDL, from the coding sequence ATGCAACTCGACGACGCCCCGGAAAGTAGCAACGTTACGGATAGTCGCGGGATGGGCGGGAAACTGGCCATCGGTGGAGTGGGTGGCATTCTCGTCGTCATTCTCGGACTGGTTTTTGGAGTCGACCTCGGGGGACTCCGCCCGGCCGCTGGACCTGGCGGACCACCGGACAAGGAGACGCGCACGTTTGTCGAGAAGGTACTGGGCACCACGGAAGACGTGTGGGAGAGCGAGTTCCACAAGATGGGGACGCGCTACAAGAAGCCGCACCTGGAATTGTTTAGCGACAGCGTCGATACGGGGTGCGGCCACGCGCCGTCCGCGGTCGGCCCGTTCTACTGCCCGGCCGACCAGAAGGTGTACATTGATCCGACGTTCTTTGACGAACTCGAACGGAAACTCGGCGGCTCCAAAGCAGATTTCTCGAAGGCGTATGTGATCGCACACGAGGTCGGGCACCACGTCCAGCGCCTGCTGGGGTACCACGCCGATCCCAAGGACAACGACGGCTCTGTGCGTCTCGAACTTCAGGCGGATTACCTCGCTGGGGTGTGGGCGCACCACGGGCAGAAGAAATTCAATTTCATCGAACCCGGCGATGTGGACGCCGCGATCAAAACGGCCAACGCGATCGGCGACGACCGGCTCCAGAAGCGCTCGGGCGGCTTCGTTCACCCGGAGAAATTCACGCACGGTACGTCCGCGCAGCGCGTGAAGTGGTTCAAGGACGGGCTGAAGACCGGGGACGCGAGCAAAGAGAAGCTCGATCAGTTCTTCCGGGCGCGGTCGTCGAAGGATCTGTAA
- a CDS encoding esterase/lipase family protein encodes MQTLLVHGLGRTPLSLFGLAGVLRRAGHRTRFFGYLPTLETLPRIVRRLTTRLRALAVRGEPVGLVGHSLGGLLLRMALPAVPELKVHHFVMLGTPASVPRMAALAWRWFPPFRLYTCDCGRSLGAPEAFAKLPEFAVPFTLIAGTAGPCGRWSPFGNDPNDGVVSVSETRVAGTEPELVPAVHTLIMDSVIVRTRILAIMGSTSANARPLVPGT; translated from the coding sequence ATGCAAACGCTCCTCGTCCACGGCCTCGGCCGCACACCGCTCTCGCTATTCGGACTAGCTGGCGTATTGAGACGGGCCGGTCATCGCACGCGATTCTTCGGCTACCTTCCCACTCTTGAAACACTTCCGCGAATCGTTCGTCGGCTCACCACTCGGTTACGTGCTTTGGCAGTTCGAGGGGAGCCGGTTGGTCTCGTCGGGCACTCGCTCGGCGGATTACTGCTGCGCATGGCGCTGCCCGCGGTGCCGGAGTTGAAGGTTCACCACTTTGTGATGCTTGGTACTCCCGCCTCCGTGCCGCGAATGGCTGCACTCGCGTGGCGCTGGTTCCCGCCCTTCCGCCTTTACACGTGCGACTGCGGACGGTCCCTGGGGGCACCGGAAGCGTTCGCGAAGCTCCCCGAATTCGCAGTGCCGTTCACGCTGATCGCCGGGACCGCCGGTCCGTGTGGGCGCTGGAGTCCGTTCGGTAATGACCCGAACGACGGGGTGGTATCGGTCTCGGAAACGCGAGTGGCTGGTACTGAACCGGAACTCGTCCCGGCCGTTCACACGCTCATCATGGACTCGGTTATCGTTCGGACCCGGATCTTGGCTATCATGGGAAGTACGAGCGCGAATGCTCGCCCCCTCGTTCCGGGAACTTAG
- a CDS encoding phosphoglycerate kinase — protein MAKKTLNDLGDLKGKKVLVRVDFNVPLDKKTGAVKNDRRIRAALPTIKHLLDAGASVIAMSHLGRPEKATPEERKNLTMDKVAAKFGELLAVPVTKAASDVVGPAVTAAAAALKPGGVLLLENLRFDPREQKNDPEFAAALAALGDAYVNDAFGTCQNDKDTSMVGLPANLKAAGKPRAIGLLVAKELEIIDGLMTEPKRPVLGIMGGAKVSDKIAFINTLLAKVDHLLIGGKMTYTFLKAQGVNVGATRVGDEEIEAAKPLLAHVGKKITLPVDYVAAKSDDLLQTQVCEGPIPAGFEGVDIGPKTIEHYKAQIKESATIIWNGPLGWFEQTAFARGTQYIAEAMAASAGVTVVGGGETAEAAEQFGFAEKMTHVSTGGGAFLAYVEGKKFQSLAQIDDK, from the coding sequence GTGGCCAAGAAGACCCTGAACGACCTCGGCGACCTGAAGGGCAAGAAGGTTCTCGTGCGCGTGGACTTCAACGTCCCGCTCGACAAGAAGACCGGGGCCGTGAAGAACGACCGGCGCATCCGGGCCGCGCTGCCGACCATCAAGCACCTCCTCGACGCCGGCGCGAGCGTGATCGCGATGAGCCACCTCGGGCGCCCGGAAAAGGCGACGCCGGAGGAGCGCAAGAACCTTACGATGGATAAGGTCGCCGCGAAGTTCGGCGAGTTGCTCGCCGTACCGGTGACGAAGGCCGCGAGCGACGTGGTCGGGCCGGCGGTCACGGCCGCGGCCGCCGCGCTCAAGCCCGGCGGGGTGCTGCTGCTCGAAAACCTGCGATTCGACCCGCGCGAGCAGAAGAACGATCCCGAGTTCGCGGCCGCGCTCGCGGCGCTCGGCGACGCCTACGTGAACGACGCCTTCGGCACTTGCCAGAACGACAAGGACACGTCGATGGTGGGCCTCCCGGCGAACCTGAAGGCCGCGGGCAAGCCGCGCGCGATCGGGCTGCTCGTCGCGAAGGAACTCGAGATCATCGACGGCCTCATGACCGAGCCGAAGCGCCCGGTGCTCGGGATCATGGGCGGGGCGAAGGTCTCCGACAAGATCGCCTTCATTAACACGCTCCTGGCAAAAGTCGATCACCTGCTCATCGGCGGGAAGATGACGTACACGTTCCTCAAGGCGCAGGGCGTGAACGTCGGCGCGACCCGCGTGGGCGACGAGGAAATCGAAGCGGCCAAGCCGCTGCTCGCGCACGTCGGCAAGAAGATCACGCTCCCGGTCGATTACGTCGCCGCAAAGAGCGACGACCTGCTCCAAACACAGGTTTGCGAAGGGCCGATCCCCGCGGGCTTCGAGGGCGTGGACATCGGCCCCAAGACGATCGAGCACTACAAGGCGCAAATCAAGGAATCGGCCACGATCATCTGGAACGGCCCGCTGGGGTGGTTCGAGCAGACCGCGTTCGCACGCGGCACGCAGTACATCGCCGAGGCGATGGCCGCGAGCGCGGGCGTGACCGTGGTGGGTGGAGGAGAAACGGCCGAGGCCGCCGAGCAGTTCGGGTTCGCCGAGAAGATGACCCACGTCTCGACCGGCGGCGGCGCCTTCCTCGCCTACGTTGAAGGTAAGAAGTTCCAGAGTCTGGCGCAAATCGACGATAAGTAA